Proteins encoded in a region of the Synergistaceae bacterium genome:
- a CDS encoding lactate utilization protein produces MGDVLSNARLKGQELVANAVVKALQKKGYEAVSVATKEAALAEVLKLIPSGASVGVPGTVTIREIGAMEKLAEQGCTIYHHWQPGLTPEARMQVLDNENHADYFLTSANAITRDGKIVSVDGNGNRVSGMAWGRGVLIFVIGVNKVVPSLEAALDRVHAASIPNSLRLNENPPCLQTGYCLDCDSPSRVCRALLILERPVNGRKTHVIMVGENLGY; encoded by the coding sequence ATGGGGGATGTATTGAGCAACGCGCGGCTGAAGGGGCAGGAGCTTGTGGCGAATGCCGTGGTGAAGGCTTTGCAGAAGAAGGGGTACGAAGCCGTCAGCGTCGCCACGAAGGAGGCGGCTCTGGCGGAGGTGCTGAAACTGATTCCATCGGGAGCGTCGGTGGGAGTGCCGGGGACGGTGACGATTCGGGAAATCGGAGCGATGGAGAAGCTGGCGGAACAGGGCTGCACGATTTACCACCACTGGCAGCCGGGGCTTACGCCGGAGGCCCGTATGCAGGTTCTCGACAACGAAAACCACGCGGATTACTTCCTGACCAGCGCCAACGCCATCACCCGTGACGGGAAAATTGTCAGCGTCGACGGCAACGGAAATCGAGTCAGCGGCATGGCCTGGGGGCGGGGCGTCCTGATCTTCGTCATCGGCGTCAACAAGGTCGTTCCCAGTCTGGAGGCCGCTCTGGACCGCGTGCACGCGGCCAGCATTCCCAACAGCCTGCGGCTCAACGAAAACCCGCCCTGTCTGCAAACGGGATACTGCCTGGACTGCGATTCCCCGTCACGGGTCTGCAGGGCGCTTCTGATACTGGAAAGACCCGTCAACGGGCGTAAAACCCACGTCATCATGGTTGGGGAGAATCTGGGTTACTGA
- a CDS encoding asparaginase domain-containing protein — MPNRDKIALILAGGEIIYKHVSSETEVVPVDAEELRTWFPPETREEVFIVDWSRQPISHYTLRMCSDLVQLAGKQIEEGSKGVVVSAGTQALTEVAYFADLVWNYPQPLVFTASIGYAGMPGAETELYMQQAVQAAASQSCWGQGPLICLQSSLYAAVDLLQTSNYTHTSFVSPPCGPLACFCEPRGDLKILRSARRSGRVMNIDTLPARHVEILEASLGGGDLLLNALLEGRISELDGLVLSTFGGGDVPPSWVPLLRKVIRAGVPVVLVSRCPIGRIQAGQDFEGSSSRLLEMELISAGTLTPLQARIRLALGLGAELSDQDLRAWMLDE; from the coding sequence GTGCCTAACAGAGATAAAATCGCACTGATCCTCGCGGGAGGCGAAATCATTTACAAGCACGTCTCGTCCGAGACGGAAGTGGTTCCCGTCGATGCGGAAGAACTGCGGACCTGGTTCCCGCCGGAAACGAGAGAAGAGGTATTCATCGTGGACTGGAGCCGCCAGCCCATCAGTCATTACACCCTGCGAATGTGCAGCGACCTGGTTCAGCTGGCGGGAAAGCAGATTGAAGAGGGCTCGAAGGGCGTCGTCGTTTCGGCGGGGACTCAGGCTCTGACGGAGGTCGCCTACTTTGCCGACCTGGTGTGGAATTACCCCCAGCCCCTCGTTTTTACGGCCTCCATCGGATACGCGGGAATGCCGGGCGCCGAGACGGAGCTGTACATGCAGCAGGCCGTTCAGGCGGCGGCGTCTCAGTCCTGCTGGGGTCAGGGGCCTCTGATCTGCCTTCAGAGCAGCCTTTACGCCGCGGTGGACCTTCTGCAAACCTCCAACTACACCCATACGAGTTTCGTTTCTCCCCCCTGCGGACCTCTGGCCTGTTTCTGCGAGCCACGCGGAGACCTGAAAATTCTTCGCTCCGCCCGCCGAAGCGGCAGAGTCATGAACATCGACACCCTCCCCGCCCGTCACGTGGAAATTCTGGAGGCCTCCCTGGGCGGAGGCGATCTTCTCCTGAACGCCCTTCTGGAGGGCCGCATCTCCGAACTGGACGGGCTGGTGCTCTCCACCTTCGGAGGCGGCGACGTTCCGCCCTCCTGGGTTCCCCTGCTTCGGAAGGTCATTCGCGCCGGAGTGCCCGTCGTTCTGGTCTCCCGCTGCCCCATCGGACGCATTCAGGCGGGGCAGGATTTCGAGGGCTCTTCCTCACGGCTTCTGGAGATGGAGCTCATCAGCGCGGGAACCCTTACGCCTCTGCAGGCGCGTATTCGTCTGGCTCTCGGGCTGGGCGCCGAGCTGTCGGATCAGGATTTGCGCGCCTGGATGCTGGACGAGTAA